TTCTTGTAGGCGTAACCGTGCGCCTTCGGCTTCGACGGGTCATCGCGGGAGGGTTGCTTTGCCATCCGCGGAATGTACCTGACGCCCCGGGAAGTGGTGGGCCGTGTAGGGGTTGAACCTACGACCTACTGATTAAGAGTCAGCTGCTCTACCAACTGAGCTAACGGCCCGTCGCGGGGGCGGCACTCTACCAGAGCGAAATGCGGAAACCTACGTACCGCGAAGAAAAATGGGGTGGACGATGGGACTCGAACCCACGACAGCCGAGATCACAACCCGGGGCTCTACCAGCTGAGCTACGCCCACCATCGACACAAACACTGCACCATCAAAAAGTTGGCGCGCCCGGCAGGAGTCGAACCTGCGACCACCGGCTTAGAAGGCCGGTGCTCTATCCAACTGAGCTACGGGCGCGCAGCCGGAACGGAAGCCATATCGTACCTACCCTGGCACCCAACGCTGGTCCTCATCGGTTGGTCGGGGCAGCAGGATTCGAACCTGCGACCCTCTGCTCCCAAAGCAGATGCGCTACCAGACTGCGCCATACCCCGTGCCCGATCGACCCGTACCGCGTTCCCGGCCGGCCGAACCCCGGCCAGCGGGGGCGCGAATCATACCCGAGCGCCCCATCCCGCGGTCAATGGAACTATGCGCGCCGCCAGGTCGTGCCACCGGGCTTGTCTTCGAGCACCACGCCGCGGCGGGCCAGTTCGTCGCGAATCCGGTCGGACTCGGCCCAGTTTTTCGCCTTGCGGGCCGCCAGGCGCGCCTGAATGTTTACTTCTATATCGGCATCGTTCATGGAGCCCGCGGCCCCGGCACGGAACCACTGCTCGGGCGCGACCTTGAGGACGCCCAGCACCCCGCCCAGCGTCCGCAGCTCCGCTGCCAGGCGTTGCAGTGCCGCCGAATCCGACCCGGCTGCGCGCGCGCTGTTGAGCTCGCGCGCCAGGCCCTGCAGGACCGCGATGGCCTCCGGCGTATTGAAGTCGTCGTCCATCGCCGCGTGAAACTTCGCCGTCGCCTCGGATGGCTCGTACGGTTCGCCCGCGTTCGCGACGCCGCGCAGCGCGGTGTACATGCGCGTGAGCGCCGCCTCGGATTGGTCGAGCTGATCGGGCGAATAATTCATCGGCCCGCGGTACTGGCTCGACAACAGGAAGAACCGCAGCACTTCCGGGTGTTTGATCTTCGCCAGCACTTCGCGCGCCGTGAAGAAATTCCCCAGCGACTTCGACATCTTCTCGTTGTCGATGTTGAGGAAGCCGTTGTGCATCCAGATCTCGGCGAATCGCCCGTGCGTCGCGCCGCAGGTCTGCGCGATTTCATTTTCATGGTGCGGGAACTTGAGATCGAGCCCGCCACCATGGATGTCGAAGTGTTCGCCGAGCTCCTTTGTGCTCATCGCGGAGCATTCGATGTGCCAGCCCGGCCGCCCCTCGCCCCACGGCGAAGGCCACGCCGGTTCTCCGGGCTTCGCGGATTTCCACAACACGAAATCGAGCGGATCGCGTTTGGCACTATCTACTTCCACGCGCGAGCCGGCGCGCAGGTCCTCGAGCTTCTTGCCGGAAAGCTTGCCGTACGACGCGAACTTGTGGACGTCGTACATCACATCGCCATCGCTCGCCTGGTAGGCATAACCATTGGCAATGAGCTGATCGATCATCTCCAGCATCTCGCCGATGTATTCGGAGGCTTTAGGCTCCTTCTCGGGGCGCAGGCAGCCGAGCGCATCCAGGTCCTCATGCATGGCCGCCGCGAACTTCGCGGCGTGTGCGCGCCAGTCCACGCCGGCTTCCCTGGCACGATTGATGATCTTGTCGTCGACGTCGGTGATGTTGCGCACGTAGGTCACACGCAAACCGCGATGCCGCAGGTAACGGCTCACCATGTCGAACACCACGAGCATGCGCGCGTTGCCCACGTGGAAGAAGTCGTAGACCGTCACTCCGCAGCTGTACATGCGCACGTGGCCGGGTTCGATGGGCTCGAGTTCCTGCTTTTCGCCCGTGAGTGAATTGTGGATGCGGATCATGCGGCGAAGCGGACCAGCCGATCGTGAACAGCGCTGGCCAGCATCGCGCGCAGCAGTGGCGCGAGCTCCGGGCCCTCGGGAGAACCAGTCAGTGCGAGGCGCAACGGCTTCCAGAGCGCCTGGCCCTTCGCACCGGTGGCGGCCTTGACGGCGTTGACGATGGCATCGAGCGATGGATCCGTCGCCGCGGCCTCCGCCGCCGCGCGGAAAAAACGGCGCACCGGCTTCTTTGACGCGCGCGAGAGAAATTTCATCGAGCGCGGGCGCGGCGCCGAACACGACTTCGCGCCAACGCGCGACGTCCGACGGCAGCAGGACATTGGGCCGGATCGCGGCGATGAATGCGCGCCGGCGCTCGTCGTCGATATCACCCGGAGTCTCGGCGGCCAGCCAGCGTTCGCTTTCGTCGAGCGGCAGATGGTGCGCCACTTCGCGCTGCCAGACGTTGAGCTGGGATTCTTCGAAGCGGGCCGGCGCGCGGCCCAGATGTTTGACGGTGAATGCGCGCGCCATCCCGTCGTGCGTCAGCACGCCGTTTTCGCCGCTCGAGTGGCCGAGCCTGAACAGGTGGTTGAGCAACGCGCCGGGTAGATAGCCGCGTTCACGGAACTCACGCACGCTGGTGGCACCGTGACGTTTGGAGAGCGGTGAACCGTCGGCGCCTACCAGCAACGACAGATGTCCATAGGTGGGCACGCGCAACGCGAGCGCCTCGAGCACCAGCAGCTGTCGCGGGGTATTGGTCAGGTGGTCTTCGCCGCGCAACACGTGCGTGATGCCCATCTCGGCATCGTCGATGGCATTGCTGAAGAAGAATGCCGCGCTGCCGTCGGCCCGGCGCAGGATGA
This sequence is a window from Pseudomonadota bacterium. Protein-coding genes within it:
- the cysS gene encoding cysteine--tRNA ligase, whose protein sequence is MIRIHNSLTGEKQELEPIEPGHVRMYSCGVTVYDFFHVGNARMLVVFDMVSRYLRHRGLRVTYVRNITDVDDKIINRAREAGVDWRAHAAKFAAAMHEDLDALGCLRPEKEPKASEYIGEMLEMIDQLIANGYAYQASDGDVMYDVHKFASYGKLSGKKLEDLRAGSRVEVDSAKRDPLDFVLWKSAKPGEPAWPSPWGEGRPGWHIECSAMSTKELGEHFDIHGGGLDLKFPHHENEIAQTCGATHGRFAEIWMHNGFLNIDNEKMSKSLGNFFTAREVLAKIKHPEVLRFFLLSSQYRGPMNYSPDQLDQSEAALTRMYTALRGVANAGEPYEPSEATAKFHAAMDDDFNTPEAIAVLQGLARELNSARAAGSDSAALQRLAAELRTLGGVLGVLKVAPEQWFRAGAAGSMNDADIEVNIQARLAARKAKNWAESDRIRDELARRGVVLEDKPGGTTWRRA